In a single window of the Montipora capricornis isolate CH-2021 chromosome 11, ASM3666992v2, whole genome shotgun sequence genome:
- the LOC138023247 gene encoding probable ATP-dependent DNA helicase RecS, translating into MAVSVDEAIRESLRLFSNVPAVKEKQKKCIELLLKRKDVLGLLPTGFGKSLIYQLFPSVFETMNCKGAHVLVVSALKAISNEQMEELNDLGIPASEVGISEQEDLKILRGEYSLIFGSAEMLLKKEWLDKFKKSKLMGTVELLVVDEAHVSQTW; encoded by the coding sequence ATGGCGGTCTCTGTGGATGAAGCTATTCGGGAATCCCTCCGTTTATTTTCGAATGTGCCGGCTGTTAAGGAGAAACAAAAGAAGTGCATCGAACTATTGTTAAAAAGAAAGGATGTACTTGGATTACTTCCCACTGGCTTTGGAAAAAGCTTGATTTATCAACTTTTTCCCTCCGTCTTTGAAACGATGAATTGCAAGGGAGCCCACGTGCTTGTTGTTAGTGCTTTAAAAGCGATCTCTAACGAGCAAATGGAAGAACTAAATGATCTTGGAATACCAGCATCAGAAGTGGGAATCAGTGAACAAGAAGACTTGAAGATTTTGCGCGGAGAATACAGCCTGATATTCGGAAGTGCCGAGATGTTGTTGAAAAAAGAGTGGTTGGATAAATTCAAGAAATCTAAGTTGATGGGAACTGTCGAACTTCTCGTTGTTGATGAAGCCCACGTATCTCAAACTTGGTGA
- the LOC138023248 gene encoding uncharacterized protein, whose product MPASWCVVQGCSNISDVDKGISLHRCPPDKATCALWKRFVRTHRANFDPDSRFVVCSVHFEESCFERSVHMKGQKRILKPRSIPTIWKSPGNEQVSSTATNRGRRKMLKDIGIHKRKTPYRNNEKENDYRSSNDDLVTQTDTDQGEIVTPPVVETNDSSSEEQQMETADDLVSDGPTNSDQSRENSKLELNKWKLKVKCLQSKVRRMKNHIKEMLDLLGQQEQKTPSPNSLSSTQIDNDDFESDHNSDIDGFMDDTEQTPTEDDTPSPEENEEQYHKLGDDDSTKKEDVNPRGGHLLEIDGKNILEEPKAIIFLSKLLLLFQFCHLCFAPKPNLKLSQSGTFISVTAKCEKCCRTFSWESQPKLLAKFPAGNPLLSFAVLCAGASIKKILVVFKHMNLLVYHGSCYYYHQRHLLIPVIVTFWRSYRDRIINSLAGREVDLAGDGRHDSMGHSAKFCTYSISCCTVGLIIDVALVQCNEAGSSSGMEFLGHQRAFAYLFTTAMKIKSFISDRHRSIAKWMRETCPKKCRELNKPVVEHFFDLWHVEKKEDNKHQREIQKTLTKLSKEKACEIIGRWKKACLRHFYWSVTSTEELQGEVKLAKFEAFLSHVINKHQDLPNRLFKKCHHGPITKEKVWMTKGSDAYGKLVDELNKPSLTKGIKKTSSNGQTSSLEGYHSVINQFAPKMLAYSYLGMLSRCLLAALHFNYNLNRQAKTNANGEATLRVNYPKQKYGEATVKDGKSQQNYDYVTDIYRVLVNTPRIELKQTVDELQAIVPEPVCSTWNKQSKADAITKYKKERRKRQHSSLPHLQSKKCHSVDNKKMLEVEEKEKHQHAVNVELQERATNETCVKAKKQWCTVTRNL is encoded by the exons ATGCCGGCCAGTTGGTGTGTTGTTCAGGGATGCAGTAACATAAGCGATGTTGATAAGGGGATTTCTTTGCATCGTTGTCCGCCTGACAAAGCGACTTGTGCTCTGTGGAAGCGCTTCGTACGGACGCACCGGGCAAATTTTGATCCAGACAGTCGTTTCGTGGTATGTTCCGTTCACTTTGAAGAGAGTTGTTTTGAAAGATCTGTTCACATGAAAGGGCAGAAAAGAATATTGAAGCCAAGGTCTATTCCCACGATTTGGAAGAGTCCAGGAAATGAACAGGTATCATCCACCGCCACTAATAGAGGACGCCGGAAG ATGCTGAAAGACATTGGTATCCATAAACGTAAAACTCCCTacagaaacaatgaaaaggaGAACGATTATCGCTCAAGCAACGATGATTTGGTCACCCAAACAGATACCGACCAAGGTGAAATTGTGACACCTCCAGTTGTGGAGACGAACGATTCCAGTTCCGAAGAACAGCAAATGGAAACCGCAGACGACTTG GTTTCTGATGGACCAACGAACAGTGACCAGAGCCGAGAAAACAGTAAGTTGGAGCTTAACAAATGGAAGCTGAAAGTCAAATGTCTTCAATCAAAAGTACGGCGAATGAAAAATCATATAAAAGAAATGCTGGATTTACTGGGTCAACAAGAACAGAAGACGCCATCACCAAACTCGTTGTCAA gTACTCAGATAGATAACGATGACTTTGAAAGTGACCACAACTCCGACATAGATGGGTTTATGGATGACACCGAGCAGACACCCACTGAGGATGACACTCCAAGCCCTGAGGAAAACGAAGAACAATATCACAAACTTGGGGATGATGATTCCACAAAAAAAGAAGATGTGAACCCAAGGGGTGGTCATTT ATTGGAAATTGATGGAAAGAACATCCTGGAGGAGCCGAAAGCAATTATTTTCCTATCAAAATTGCTTCTTCTGTTCCAGTTTTGCCACCTCTGTTTTGCTCCAAAACCAAACTTGAAGTTAAGCCAGTCTGGTACATTTATATCAGTGACAGCGAAATGTGAGAAATGTTGCCGGACATTTTCTTGGGAGAGCCAGCCTAAATTACTGGCAAAGTTTCCTGCTGGAAACCCGCTGCTCAGTTTTGCAGTACTGTGCGCTGGGGCTTCAATAAAGAAGATTTTGGTGGTATTTAAGCATATGAATCTTTTGGTGTACCATGGATCATGCTACTATTATCACCAGCGCCATTTGCTCATTCCAGTCATAGTCACTTTCTGGCGATCTTACAGAGACAGAATTATCAACAGTCTTGCGGGAAGAGAAGTTGACCTGGCTGGTGATGGCAGACATGACAGCATGGGCCATTCGGCTAAGTTCTGTACATACTCAATCTCCTGCTGCACTGTTGGTCTGATTATTGATGTAGCTCTTGTTCAG TGTAATGAAGCTGGCAGCAGTTCTGGAATGGAGTTTCTGGGGCACCAAAGAGCTTTTGCCTACCTCTTTACCACTGCAATGAAGATAAAGTCATTCATATCTGACAGACACAGATCCATTGCAAAATGGATGAGAGAGacctgtcccaaaaagtgcagaGAGCTGAACAAACCTGTTGTGGAACACTTTTTTGACCTGTGGCATgtggaaaaaaaggaagacaaCAAACATCAGAGAg AAATTCAGAAGACTCTAACCAAGTTAAGTAAGGAAAAGGCATGTGAGATTATTGGGAGGTGGAAAAAGGCATGTTTGAGACATTTCTATTGGTCAGTAACTTCGACTGAAGAACTCCAAGGAGAGGTGAAACTGGCAAAGTTTGAAGCTTTCCTTTCTCACGTAATCAATAAACACCAGGACTTGCCAAACAGACTCTTCAAGAAATGTCACCATGGTCCTATAACCAAGGAGAAAGTGTGGATGACTAAAG GTTCAGATGCCTATGGAAAACTGGTAGATGAATTGAATAAACCTTCCTTAACAAAAGGCATTAAGAAAACCTCATCAAATGGTCAAACAAGTTCTTTGGAAGGCTACCACTCAGTCATAAACCAATTTGCCCCTAAAATGCTAGCTTACTCTTATCTTGGAATGCTGAGcag ATGCCTCTTAGCAGCACTGCACTTCAATTACAATTTGAATAGACAGGCCAAAACCAATGCAAATGGAGAAGCTACTTTAAGGGTGAATTATCCAAAACAAAAGTATGGAGAGGCAACAGTGAAGGACGGCAAATCACAACAAAACTATG ATTACGTAACTGATATTTATCGTGTACTAGTCAACACTCCAAGAATAGAACTAAAGCAAACTGTAGACGAACTCCAAGCAATTGTGCCTGAACCAGTGTGCTCCACATGGAACAAACAGTCAAAAGCTGATGCTATTACCAAATATAAGAAAGAAAGGCGAAAGAGACAACACTCGTCCCTCCCACATTTACAG AGCAAGAAATGCCACAGTGTAGACAACAAGAAAATGCTGGAGgtcgaagaaaaagaaaagcaccAACATGCAGTAAATGTGGAGCTCCAAGAAAGGGCCACAAACGAGACATGTGTCAAAGCTAAAAAACAGTGGTGCACAGTAACTAGGAATTTATGA